In Thermus oshimai DSM 12092, the sequence AGGAGGTGCGCGCCTTCTCGGGGCGGGTTTTGGAGGCCCACTTTGCCGCCCCCGTCCCCGCCCATGCGGACGGGGAGCTTCTCCCCGAGGCCGAGCGTTACCGCGCCGAGATCCACCCCCTGGCCCTAAAGGTGGTGGGCCGCCGGGCCCTGGAGAAGGGGCCCAAGCTCAGCCCCCTCGGGGCTTAGAGGCGGAAGGGGGTCCTGAGCCCCGCCAGGGCGATGGCCCGGGCCTCCTCCGGGGCGAAGGAGAGGGCCAGGACCCCCCGGTAGGCCCTGAGGGCCCGCTCCCGTTGCCCCGAAAGGTCCAGGAGTTGCCCGAAGCGGGCCAGGACGTAGCCCGGAAGGTAGCCCGGGTGCTGGAAGTCCATGCGGAAGACCTCTTCCATAAGGGCCAAGGCGTCCTCCCACTGCCCCGCGGCCAGGTAGATCTGGGCCGAGAGGAAAAGGGCCTCCGGGGTGCCCACCTCCAGGAGGCCCTGGAGGAGGGCCGCCCAGTCGTCCTCCTCCTTAAGCTGCCAGGCCCGGTCCAAAAGGGCCCGCACCCGCTCTTTCTCCGTGGGGGTGTGGGGGGGGAAGGTGGCCCCGGGGAGGGCTTTCAGAAGGAAGGGGTAGTCCAGGAAGTCCGCCACCACCGCCCCTTCCTTCCCCTTTAAGGCCTCCGCCACCCGGGCCATCCGGCGGGCGCGGAAGCCCGTGGCCGGGCCTTCGCCGAAGGCCTCGGCGAAGCCCCGGTATACCCCTTGGACTTCCTCCCAAAAGGCCCGGTCCGCCAGGACCTCGGGGGTGAGGGGCCGCCGGAGGAGGGCGAGCAGGGCCTCATCAAAGGCCCCCATGCGCTCCAGGTGGCGCGCCCCCAAGGGGTGCTGGGCCAGGGCCTGGCGGAAGGCCTCCGCCTCCCCCTTGAGGTGGGCCTCCCCGTCCAGGGCCACCACGGGGATCCCCCGCTCCTCCGCCCAGGGGAGGAGGTGGAAGAGGAGGGGGTCCTCCTCCCGCCAGGCCCCCCCCTCGAGGCCCTCGGGGCTGTGGGAGGCCAGGTAGAGGGCGGAAGGGGCCTGGGCCTCGAGGATGGCCAGGACCGTGGCCGCGTTGTAGCGTGGGTGCAGGATGTGGAAGGGCC encodes:
- a CDS encoding tetratricopeptide repeat protein, coding for MVRMVLLPSLGPFHILHPRYNAATVLAILEAQAPSALYLASHSPEGLEGGAWREEDPLLFHLLPWAEERGIPVVALDGEAHLKGEAEAFRQALAQHPLGARHLERMGAFDEALLALLRRPLTPEVLADRAFWEEVQGVYRGFAEAFGEGPATGFRARRMARVAEALKGKEGAVVADFLDYPFLLKALPGATFPPHTPTEKERVRALLDRAWQLKEEDDWAALLQGLLEVGTPEALFLSAQIYLAAGQWEDALALMEEVFRMDFQHPGYLPGYVLARFGQLLDLSGQRERALRAYRGVLALSFAPEEARAIALAGLRTPFRL